In one Bactrocera tryoni isolate S06 chromosome 5, CSIRO_BtryS06_freeze2, whole genome shotgun sequence genomic region, the following are encoded:
- the LOC120776532 gene encoding fibrinogen-like protein 1, with amino-acid sequence MFIIRALILVSVLFAFETNEFVQGRWWLSYLPPSHLKFYEAAMKLSLNNTSTAVNANSATIKPAVAATTSVSTVPANISELAMAAALSASVPNIATTLRPSEDQPIADSLNNLAALTSSTGNYYIFNYFFSKNDTVEANAENAPVDKEYTNEKVDNNVQYSIQPDCDNVSTSGAYLVRVALYSHRPFMVYCQVMDDDDHGWLVIQQRDFDDPPIDFNRTWADYRAGFGVIDGSYWLGLEKIWAITHSMLHELAILLLDFDNNFRWYRYDAFSIADEEQNYTLNLLGQNGGSAGNSLEESKGQKFSTYDRDNEGKCAEKMQAGWWYKDCEVGNLNSPFSKQMTANYEGVMWPTLYRDKPLSTVKMMVRARKYNGN; translated from the exons ATGTTCATAATTAGAGCTTTAATTTTAGTATCGGTTTTATTTGCGTTCGAAACAAATGAATTTGTGCAGGGGAGATGGTGGCTTTCATATTTGCCGCCgagtcatttaaaattttacgagGCCGCTATGAAGTTGAGCTTGAATAATACATCGACAGCTGTAAATGCAAATTCCGCAACAATTAAACCAGCTGTGGCTGCAACAACCAGTGTTTCAACCGTTCCGGCAAATATATCAG AGCTCGCAATGGCTGCAGCACTTTCAGCTTCCGTTCCAAACATCGCCACCACTTTGCGTCCATCAGAAGACCAGCCAATAGCAGATTCTCTAAATAACTTGGCAGCACTCACGTCCTCAACTGGGAATTACtacatttttaactattttttctctaaaaatgaTACCGTTGAGGCAAACGCTGAGAACGCACCGGTTGATAAAGAATATACAAACGAGAAAGTGGATAATAATGTGCAATACAG cATCCAACCAGACTGTGACAACGTTAGCACAAGCGGTGCCTACTTGGTGCGTGTAGCGTTATACAGTCATCGCCCTTTCATGGTCTATTGTCAAGTTATGGATGACGATGACCACGGCTGGTTGGTAATACAGCAACGTGACTTCGACGATCCACCAATCGACTTCAATCGCACCTGGGCAGATTATCGTGCGGGTTTCGGTGTTATAGATGGCAGTTATTGGTTGGGTCTGGAGAAGATTTGGGCCATAACACACAGCATGTTGCATGAGTTGGCCATTTTATTGCTAGATTTTGATAACAACTTTCGTTGGTATCGCTACGACGCCTTCAGCATTGCGGATGAGGAACAAAACTACACTTTGAATTTGTTGGGCCAAAATGGTGGATCGGCAGGTAATAGTTTGGAAGAGAGCAAGGGACAAAAGTTCAGCACCTACGACAGGGATAATGAGGGAAAGTGTGCGGAGAAAATGCAAGCTGGTTGGTGGTATAAGGATTGCGAAGTCGG AAATCTTAACAGCCCGTTCTCTAAGCAAATGACGGCCAACTATGAGGGTGTTATGTGGCCGACGCTTTATAGGGATAAGCCGTTAAGCACCGTGAAAATGATGGTGCGCGCAAGGAAGTACAATGGCAATTAA